One region of Solanum pennellii chromosome 6, SPENNV200 genomic DNA includes:
- the LOC107022684 gene encoding laccase-5-like, translating into MDHACNRITNTLCYFFFITILLFENASTAEIHYHDFVIQATPVKRLCKIHNTITVNGQFPGPTLQVNNGDALVINVVNRAQYNVTIHWHGIKQIRTAWADGPEFVTQCPIRPGGSYTYRFTIQGQEGTLWWHAHSSWLRATVYGALIIYPKEGEFYPFSKPKRETPILLGEWWDANPIDVVRQATRTGAAPKVSDAYTINGQPGDLYRCSSKDTTVVIVDSGETNLLRVINAALNQALFFAVANHKLTVVAADASYVQPFTTSVLMLGPGQTTDVLIDGNQPPGRYYIAVRAYASAQGPFDNTTSTAILEYKNTPCSVQGIKINPIFPSLPAFNDTATATTFSTSFRSPRQVDVPTEIDENLLFTVGLGLNNCPRGSSSRSCQGPNGTRFTASMNNMSFVLPPNFSILQAHHQGIPEVFSTDFPAVPPAKFDYTGNVSRSLWQPVRGTKVYKLKYGARVQVVLQGTSIVTGEDHPIHLHGYDFYIIAEGFGNFNPQTDTAKFNLVDPPIRNTASVPVNGWSVIRFVANNPGVWLMHCHLDVHITWGLAMSFLVENGVSELDSLEEPPLDLPVC; encoded by the exons ATGGATCATGCCTGCAATAGAATTACTAACACTTTGTGttatttcttcttcatcacCATTTTGCTCTTCGAAAATGCAAGTACTGCAGAAATACACTACCATGATTTTGTT ATTCAAGCAACACCAGTAAAGAGGCTGTGCAAGATCCATAACACTATAACAGTGAATGGACAATTCCCTGGACCAACCTTGCAAGTGAACAATGGTGATGCTTTAGTCATCAATGTAGTCAACAGAGCTCAATACAATGTAACCATTCACTG GCACGGAATCAAGCAAATAAGAACAGCATGGGCAGATGGACCAGAATTTGTAACACAATGTCCAATTAGACCAGGAGGGAGTTACACTTACCGCTTCACAATTCAAGGACAGGAAGGCACACTTTGGTGGCATGCCCACAGCTCATGGCTCAGGGCCACTGTTTACGGAGCTTTAATCATCTACCCAAAAGAAGGAGAATTCTACCCATTTTCTAAGCCCAAAAGAGAGACACCTATTCTGCTTG GTGAGTGGTGGGATGCAAATCCTATTGACGTTGTAAGACAAGCCACGAGAACAGGAGCAGCTCCTAAGGTATCAGATGCTTACACCATTAATGGTCAACCAGGTGATCTCTACAGGTGTTCAAGTAAAG ATACTACCGTAGTCATTGTGGACTCTGGTGAAACAAACCTCCTTCGAGTTATCAATGCTGCACTCAACCAGGCACTTTTCTTTGCTGTGGCAAACCACAAGCTAACAGTTGTTGCAGCAGATGCTTCGTATGTTCAACCCTTCACTACATCAGTGCTTATGCTAGGTCCTGGCCAGACTACTGATGTCCTAATCGATGGTAACCAGCCACCAGGCAGATACTACATAGCAGTACGAGCTTATGCAAGCGCTCAAGGACCTTTTGACAACACCACTTCCACGGCTATTCTTGAATACAAGAATACTCCTTGCTCTGTTCAGGGTATCAAGATCAATCCAATTTTCCCATCTTTACCAGCATTTAATGACACTGCCACTGCCACAACCTTCTCAACTAGTTTCAGAAGCCCAAGACAAGTGGACGTGCCAACTGAAATTGACGAAAATTTGCTCTTCACAGTTGGCCTAGGACTCAACAACTGTCCTAGAG GTTCAAGCTCCAGGAGTTGTCAAGGTCCAAATGGAACTCGATTCACCGCCAGTATGAACAATATGTCTTTTGTGCTACCACCCAACTTTTCCATTCTGCAAGCACACCACCAAGGGATACCTGAAGTTTTCTCAACTGATTTCCCAGCAGTTCCACCTGCGAAATTCGATTACACTGGTAATGTAAGTCGATCACTCTGGCAACCTGTTCGAGGAACTAAAGTTTACAAGCTAAAATATGGGGCAAGAGTGCAAGTTGTTTTACAAGGAACAAGCATCGTCACAGGTGAAGATCACCCGATCCATCTTCATGGATATGATTTTTACATTATCGCGGAGGGCTTTGGGAACTTTAATCCTCAAACTGATACAGCTAAATTCAACCTTGTTGATCCACCTATCCGAAACACAGCAAGTGTACCTGTCAATGGATGGTCAGTTATCAGATTTGTTGCTAACAATCCAG gAGTCTGGTTAATGCATTGTCACCTGGATGTTCATATTACATGGGGTTTGGCCATGTCATTCCTGGTGGAAAATGGAGTTAGTGAATTGGATTCATTAGAAGAGCCTCCACTTGATTTGCCTGTTTGCTGA